A genomic window from Peromyscus maniculatus bairdii isolate BWxNUB_F1_BW_parent chromosome 1, HU_Pman_BW_mat_3.1, whole genome shotgun sequence includes:
- the Dmrt3 gene encoding doublesex- and mab-3-related transcription factor 3 has protein sequence MNGYGSPYLYMGGPVSQPPRAPLQRTPKCARCRNHGVLSWLKGHKRYCRFKDCTCEKCILIIERQRVMAAQVALRRQQANESLESLIPDSLRALPGPPPPGDAAASAAAASQSSPASQQSQPPAPPRPAAELAATAALRWTAEPQPGTLPAQLAKPDLTEERLGDGGSAADTVAAEAFSDKDTDQRSSPDAVKGKNCFTPESPEIVSVDEGGYAMQKNGGNPEGCPDSPKYHAAAEQSHLLIEGPSGTVSLPFSLKANRPPLEVLKKIFPNQKPTVLELILKGCGGDLVSAVEVLLSSRSSAAAGAERTAEESLVLPSSGHLFEHTLGSYPISSSKWSVGSAFRVPDTLRFSAADSSSVVPNPLAVPLQHPFPQPPRYPLMLRNTLARNQSSPFLPNDVTLWNTMTLQQQYQLRSQYVSPFPSNSTSVFRSSPPVLSSRTTEDPRISIPDDGCPIVTKQSIYTEDDYDERSDSSDSRILNTSS, from the exons ATGAACGGCTACGGCTCCCCCTACCTGTACATGGGCGGCCCGGTGTCGCAACCGCCGCGGGCGCCCCTGCAGCGCACGCCCAAGTGCGCGCGCTGCCGGAACCACGGGGTGCTGTCCTGGCTCAAGGGCCACAAGCGCTACTGTCGCTTCAAGGACTGCACCTGCGAGAAATGCATCCTGATCATCGAGCGGCAGCGGGTCATGGCGGCTCAGGTGGCGCTGCGCCGGCAGCAGGCCAACGAGAGCCTGGAGAGCCTGATCCCGGACTCGCTGCGGGCTCTGCCGGGGCCCCCTCCGCCGGGGGACGCCGCCGccagcgccgccgccgcctcgcaGTCGTCGCCAGCCTCCCAGCAGTCCCAGCCGCCCGCGCCGCCTCGTCCCGCCGCCGAGTTGGCTGCAACCGCCGCGCTGCGCTGGACCGCGGAGCCCCAGCCCGGGACGCTGCCGGCGCAGCTCGCCAAGCCAG ATCTGACTGAGGAGCGACTTGGGGACGGCGGCAGTGCAGCAGACACCGTTGCTGCGGAGGCCTTCAGCGACAAAGACACGGACCAGAGGAGCTCCCCAGATGCGGTCAAAGGCAAGAACTGCTTCACTCCAGAGAGCCCCGAGATCGTATCCGTGGATGAAGGGGGGTACGCCATGCAGAAAAACGGGGGCAACCCCGAGGGCTGCCCGGACAGCCCCAAGTACCACGCCGCCGCCGAGCAGAGTCATCTTCTGATCGAGGGCCCGTCGGGGACCGTCTCGCTGCCCTTCAGCTTGAAAGCCAACCGGCCACCCCTGGAAGTGTTGAAGAAAATCTTCCCCAACCAGAAGCCCACTGTGCTGGAGCTCATCCTGAAAGGCTGCGGGGGCGACCTGGTCAGTGCCGTGGAGGTCCTGCTGTCCAGCCGCTCCtcggcggcggcgggcgcggaGCGGACGGCCGAAGAGAGCCTGGTGCTGCCCTCCAGCGGCCACCTCTTCGAACACACGCTGGGCTCctaccccatctcctcctccaagtGGTCGGTGGGCTCGGCCTTCCGAGTCCCCGACACCTTGCGCTTTTCGGCGGCGGACTCCAGCAGCGTGGTCCCCAACCCCTTGGCCGTGCCCCTGCAGCACCCTTTCCCCCAGCCACCCCGGTACCCACTGATGCTGAGGAATACTTTGGCCCGAAACCAGTCGAGCCCCTTTTTGCCCAACGATGTCACCCTCTGGAACACCATGACGCTGCAGCAGCAGTACCAGCTGAGGTCTCAGTACGTCAGCCCCTTCCCTAGTAACTCCACCAGCGTCTTCCGGAGCTCGCCCCCCGTGCTCTCCTCCCGCACCACAGAGGACCCTCGGATCTCCATCCCCGACGATGGGTGTCCCATCGTGACCAAGCAGTCCATCTACACAGAGGACGACTATGACGAGAGGTCTGACTCCTCGGACTCGAGAATACTCAACACGTCATCCTAA